In the Equus caballus isolate H_3958 breed thoroughbred chromosome 14, TB-T2T, whole genome shotgun sequence genome, TAGTTCaccatttctcttcatttcttgatCCAGACTGTATTCCAGAGATGGTTTTTACTCAATCAATTTAATTATTCCTTTTCATCCTCAAACTAACTTGTATCTAATAGCTTTTTCTGAAGCTGTTCCATTTTGCCTGCTTGCTCTTTGAGTGCAGCTTTTGACTTGAAACTGCATTTTCGATTTCAAGCTTTGCGTGGGATTGTGCATCTTCTCAGCACGTCTTACAGCCTCTGTGTGTCAGTCCTGGGCTTCTTATAGCTGCCTTCTGATTTGAccacatttcttctttaaatcctGTGTCTCATCTTATAAATTATGATGATAACATGATGCAGCCTTTGGTGGAGCCTCTGACGCAGACTGCTTTCTGAGGGTGTCGGCCACTTCTTTTTGCAATTGTCTCAACTTTGACAGCTGCctctttctgctttctcattTGAGACAGatgccttctttcttttaaatgattacattcatccattaattccttctttctttctttcagcataagatcttgtttttcacttttggctttaagttttttgtttttacaatatCCTGAAACTGGTCTTGGTTATTAATTACTGTCTTGTCTTTACTATCAGCTTTCTTGGGAGCATCATCTAGTTACTGTCAAagcaacatattttcattttgtaattgaGAAGCTGTCTCTTCTAAGGATTCCTGCTTCCCAATATATGTATTCACTTTACCTTGTTACCCTGTTCAGTGTGTGTATGACTTTATATACAGGCACACCTCACTATTGTGCTTTGCAAACACTGCACTTTttcacaagaccctccaccagcaaaaggaCTATGACTCGCTGatggctcagatgatggttagctttttttagcaataaagtatttttttaagtatgtacattgtctttttagacataatgctattgcatacttaatagactacagtatagtgtaaacatatgTACTGGGTGACTTGCTTTACTGTGGTGGTCTGGAATCAAACCTGTAGTATCTCTGATGTCTGCCTGAAATGAGAAGTGCGCTCTGACGTTGAGTTAATGTACCTGACCTATACTGTGTATCTACGAAATTATCACTCTCAGCAGTAAAGACTCAGCCCTTTGGAATATCACAAGTGTTTCTGAAGCTTCTTTCACAAGAGAGTAATGTATAATAAGATAGAGTTTCAAtcaataaaaagattttatttctatacCAAATCTTACTTTACATGATTTCAAAATCAAGTTGACTGTAGTACAGATTGCCGCGGGCTTTTTTCCCCTCccgtttttcttctttgtttcggCTCGCTTTTACACTCTGTCCTCATGGTTACAATATCCAGTAAAAAGAGGTTCTGCTGCTACTCCGCGTCTGTAGAACAGATACAGTAGGCATAAAAGCTGTTTTCGTTTGCTATCACTCATCTCCATCTTAAAGAACTTAATAGCTTAAATCAGAACCACTCAACCATTACGTTATTTAAAAAAGATTGTTAAAGTGATTCAGGATGGAGTTGTAAGTTACAccaaaatttaatatatttataaaacagttttgagtccaaatatattttctccttaATAGGTGGTATTGTCTTCCTACAAAAAATAGCTCCCAATTAAATCATTACTTCTTAGGTGACATGCATTTCTATTTGTAGCAAAAAAAATGCAAGAATCTAGCTAACACTAAATAAGGTTAAAGATCACCCAGGACTTAATAGTATCCTAGCTTGCTAGCTTGAAACAGAGATCCTTGTCTTACCTGACCATTCTGCAGCGGTGAACTGTTAGTCTCTTGTAGGCATCCTGTGAGCTTCTGACATCTTGACGACTCCAGAGTCTCTCACCAACAGCACTTGCCCGAGGCCTAAATTTAAACCACATGTCCGCCCAAGCagtttaaattcatattttcttaaaGTAATATCTAAATCACATGCTTGCGGAAATTCCTAGTGCTTTCCTACTTGGATGGAGAAGGAAAGCTAAGGCATCTTAATTCAAATGTCATTAAATTCCATACCATAATCTTGGAGTGAGGTTAGTTGCATCCACATATTCTCCCCATAGACAAGCTTCTCCACCAATGAcaagtgttttctgttttgaagTACCTACATCAAATCATTGAATTGATAGAAGTTAAGCAGTCGCAGCTCAAGGCTTGTATACAGAGGCGATactgatttcttcttctgtgtttATCCTAGGACAGCATTTCTCTGCTCTAGTCAGCAGGACCCTGGGAGATGTTCATGGTTGTGGCCCCAAAAAAAGTGGCACACTTTATTCCCACCCGGACCCCGTGGTTCACACAGTGCTTATTAGCATATGTCAGCTAATGTGGTGGGCTAGTATTAAAGGTAccattttatttggtttttttgcaaACTTATTTGGACTCCAGAAGCATTTTTCCCCCTGGTTGCCTCTGAATAGTGTGCTGGGAATAGAAGTTGGAATTAGTGACCACCACTCCTGCTTTCCATATCTACCTCTTGACATACTTACAAAGAGACTAAGCACCTAATGCTTTATTTTACAGTAATTGTGACTTTTTGATTCTCAGAATGTTTTCTAGAGAAAACAGTGATGTCAGTTCCTAATAGACTTATGGTTTTGAAACTTTTAACAGCAAAATCCTTTTtctcaaaggaaattttataataaagtctGGTGTACAAAACCGGACAAAGTAGGAACTTTTCCTCATAAAGGAGATCTGACAGCTTGAAGCTCCACCACTCAGACATCGCCTCCTTTGTCCCCTCCCCAAGGACGCCTACTCCTCAGAACCCTAAGACTGCACAGTGTGAAATCCACTGGTCGGGATTCAAGCCTTGCCTGGGTGTCTTACGGGGGAGGCAGTTCAGAAGAGGAGAGACAAGGGTCGTgcaaacatctttaaaatgtagaGAGTGAGTAACAAGACAGTGAAAATGGAGACCAAATCTAAGGGAATCTACTTTTGAAGTTCTATTTAGGCAAGGTTATGGTTTCTTTTACAAAGTTTAAAATGATACTGAGCCctttctttttaagtaaatacAAAATCAAGGCTCAAATCTAAAAGGGAGGAGGGTTAGAGGGTAATGATGTAGGTAAGGATTCCCAGTGGGCGGGTAGAGCAAATCCAGGTACTGATGGGTGCTTCACTTACCATCAAAATCAAGAGGTTCCACGTTATAGTACTTCACCCAGTCTTGTCCGTAACTAATGTAATCTAAGTACCACGGGGCAGAAAGGAGCACAGGGAAGCCTTCTGCTGTGACTCTGCTTTGTTCCTTAGCATAGTCCCCGTATTTCCACACTTGAACTACTACGCCCGGCTGGAGCTGTCAGAGTTACAAGTTGCAATAGACAGCATTAGTTCTAGCAAATACAGGAGATGAAATTAAGAGTCCAAGGCATTATCAAAATGACTTTCTAAGAGCCTTGAAAAaacatgttttcttccttcccctttccctctaGTTAGTCCAAATATTCCTGGTTGTAGAGACTCAAAATTAGAAGTTTCCTCAACCTTAAGGTTGGATATTCAACTTTTGCCTATATATGACCCCATATAGGTGTAATGAACTAAGGCTTTAGTCCCATTTCTGCCTGTGAGGATGTCACCAGCCCTCCTGGAAAGGCAGTACTAGTAGCTGGACTTGAAAATTCTCAGTTGcctcaaaggaaaataaagcattcTGACTATGTCAGAGAGAGatgccatttaaaataaagtgtatGTGGACAATTTTACTTAAAACAACTactttatggggccggcccggtggggcagcggttaagtgcccacgttccgcttctcagcagcctggggttcaccagttcggatcccgggtgcaggcatggctccgCTTGGCATGCTatgcagtggcaggcatcccacatataaagtagaggaagatgggcacggatgttagctcagggccagccttccttagcaaaaagaggaggattgggtaggagttagctcaggactgatcttcctcaaaaaaaaaaaactactttaGTAGCAATACTCATTTGTTCTTATGTTTGTTCTGCTCTTCTAAAACAAGCACTTCCTTCGAAGTACCTCAATTTGTGATTACTAACGAGacagcaggggaggaggggagagatgaggaggaggcaCTTAAAGTATGACGTAAAtggacaaaaagaaacaaacaccaTTGTCACTGGTCTCAGCCTACAGCTGCTGCCTGACAACAGTTTAAATGGGAAGGTAAGGTAATTTCCGCATGATGCCGGGGAAAGCTTCTTTAGGGCCGCTCCAATCCAAGGGAGTAGAATATTAGGTCTCTCCTATTACCAGAATCAGATGCAGTCTTCAAACTTCTCACCTTCACGTTATTATCAAAAACTTCTTGCCAGACTATGGATCCCTTGTTTACGGTTGAAATGATATTAAAAAGCCTAccattgaaaaaaattacaaagttatTTCAGATCACAAGCTTAATATGTTTAAAAAGCATGCACATTTCCTACCAAGGATTGCAATGTTGATAAGTGCCTTTCAATATAACGTGCACAGAATTATAGCAGAACCAGCTAAAGCTGGGTGGGGACCCATGTGGTTCCTTCTTTCTAGCACGTGGCTCAGAACCtgacacagagagaggaagatgtGGCTACTCATAGGGAAACGTGGAAACAGCACAGCAACCTCTAGTCATTTCCTGGGTATCAGAATAAAGGAAACTATAATCTAGCCTGTGACATCACCTTAATAACATTCAACGGTTGCTGACAGTCCACAAATATTTCCTGATATTTAGAAAATACCAGGTGCTCTGCaggataaaaaaattagaatgtatCACACAAAAAGCTAAGCAGGAAAGGCTAGAATCTGGGCTTGCCCAgtgcaggggttggcaaactgtaGCCTGAAGTCTGTTTCTGTATTGCTCATGAGCTGAGAATGGGTTTATGTTtgtaaagtgtttttttaaaaaataagaatatgcaACCTatatgtggcccacaaagcctaaaatatttagtgtctggccctttacagaaaaagttacCAATCCCTAGTATAGGGCAGaactgtccagtagaactttctgcaatggcGGAAATGTCTATTTATGCTCTtcccaatatggcagccactagcctcATCCAgctactgaacacttgaaatgtggctaatgtcactgagaaactgaatttttaattctctttgattttaattttaatgcaaacagccacacgtggctatgGCTCCCTTCAGGAACAGCACAggtataaagtaaaagaaatgctCCTGGAGTTGACAAAAGGAATGAATTCCAGGGGCTAGATGGTGATGAAGACTCGGAGGGGAGCCCGGGCTTTGAGGGGAGTCCTGAGAACAGATGACTGCTGTCCTGtatttccacagtgactgcagaAGGCTTAGAGTCACCATGTTACTGATGTAAGAAAGCAGTGGATAGTGCTTCCTTCTTTATGACTTCATCTACACTTAGTATAACAAAGTATACAACATCTGTCTTTGGCAAGGGGTGGAgagacaatgaaaaaataaaatagtactaAATAATAGCTAAACTTTTACAAAAAGCATTGATGAAATAAGAGCAGAAGTAGGTTTTCAAGTAACTTACTTTTGAATATAGAAAActtctagttttttaaaatctgtgccaaACCCTTTTTGCTGCATGAACTTTTGGATGTCTGGATTGGACTCCCTTAAACAAAAACAGTGATTAAAAGTTCATTAAAAGTCTGACATGCCAAGTCTACTAAAAGCAGCACATACCCCTAACGTCATTTGTGCAgatttaaaactattaaaagcTTATAGGGAATAAATTAAGCCTAAAAATTTAATTATGAGTAATCTTAGTTTTccattgcaaataattttttccagaGGCTGATTTCCTGTAAAAATGactttccccacctccctcctctttcctccatctAAGGCTATTTGCAAAGAGGATTTTTACTTGAAAAACCTCCCCCACTTAATCATTGCCCTCTTTCACTAAAGTTGTGCTCATTCACTATGGCCTTTTAAAAAGTCTCCGTTTTCTTTTGCATCTTATTCTCCTTCCTAAAAGCTTATGCTTTGTCATACCACCCATATGTACGTACTACAGAAATCCACCGTCTCAGCAGCTGTGTTGCCAAATGAAGACCTCGTGAGCAGAGGTCCTACCCAAATCTCCCCTTTTCGTGTGGAGACCTGCACACCTAATTAAAAtgcaaaggttaaaaaaagatgaagtaaGGGTTTTAAAGAATTGTCATACCAACATTGAAATTCCACTTCATCTCCTCCCAAATGAATGAAATGATCTGGAAACACTGTACTAATTTCATTGAAAAATTTAGACAGGAAACTGTAAGTTGTATTGAGAATAGGGTTTATAGGTCCAAAAGTCCCAGACTGCGTATGTCCATGGTAACATGGAGTCAGAAGGTCCTTCTGacctggaagaaaacatgaagaTTCTTTTCTACGGAAATATTTTAGTCACAAAGACATGGCTTTGCACATGATtatactattattttgttgaagCTATCAGAGATTTTATACAGAAAAAGACAAGCTTGTTTACTAAGAGTTACTATGGTAATTTCTTCCAAATAAGATGAGGGCAAATTGTCTCCTGAACCTTATCCCTGTGCCTGCTTCCCTCTCCATCAGCCTGGCTCTGAGAGTTTATCCACTTCAGATATTATCTCGAGTATTAATGACTCCCAACTCTTCAGCTTATCCCCGTCCTTTTTCTAGAGCTTCAGTCCCTACTTCAAATTCCCTGCTGAACATCATTAGATATCCTAGCCTTACCTCAACTATGATATAACAAAAACCAAATGTTCTGTTCCCTAAGCTGCTTCTGTGGCTTCTGGTTTTCTGTTCTGGTAAGGCTGCCACCATCCTCCTagtctctgcctctcccctctcctaTCGGAGTCAGTCAGTTGCCAGGTTCTAGAGATTACACTTCCAGAATGTCTCTCAGTTCTGTACACTATTCATTCTCACTGTTACCATTCTGGAATAAGACTTCAGTCTCTTTCCCCTTCCAGTCTGTCCCTTTCACATAGGTTTTCCTGAAGTGTGGCTCCCATCATGTCACTCTTCCTCCCCCTCACTTTCACTCGTATTCCTCACGTGAGGCCCTCAGCATTGTACCTCCCCAGACTTACTTCCAGTATTCTCCAAGTCTACcctaataatatttattgaacggtAATAAATGCTAGCTGCTGTGCTATGTGCTTCACGTTCATtatttcatcctcaaaaaaattacATGAATTATGTCTGTCAATAGTGCTGCCTTTGTGCAAATCACAAGTAAGAACAAAATGAGCAAACATCTAGTCATAAAATAAGAGATGCAGGACCTCAAATGTTCACTCTTGGCAACTGATAGAACACACTCCTTACCTTTCCCCCAAGACTGTGCGTGGCCAGGGGTATCAAATTCTGGTATGACTCGAATCCCTCGTAGTCGGGCATATTCGATCACTATACGGACATCATTGGGTGTATAAACATGAGACAAGGAATAGCTTCCCTATAAAAGccacatttatcaaaattaaaatgtactaAGTGGATTTGGTCCTGGAAATTGTTAACAGTTCTGTTTTCACTTTGATACCTGATAGGTGATTTTCCCCAGTGTCACAGTGTATTAAATAGTCCTATGTGATGTTGGATGactcatttaaataaattatttgtttccCTTATCTTCTCAATAAGCTCTCAGCACACTTTGGGTTAATTCCAGATTTACTGATAGAATTGTCTGTGTCTACCAGTGCCTCTTGCTTCAGGAACCCCTACCATTGTGTTATTTCAACCTCAGGTAACCacacaacaaaacagaaataaaatgtttgactCTGAAGTGAAAACTCTGAAACACTGCCCTTGTCAGTTTTAGAATCAAAATTCACACATTAATACAAAGCTTAGCTGTTGTCTTTCAAAGTCACCTTAATGATAATCAGCTTAAAAAattcccagggctggccctgtggccgagtggttaagttcgcgtgctctgctgcaggcggcccagtgtttcattggtttgaatcctgggtgcggacatggcactgctcatcaagccacgctgaggcagcgtcccacatgccacaactagaaggacccacaacgaagaatgtacaactatgtactggggtctttggggagaaaaaggaaaaacaattaaaaatctaaaaacaaaaattccccAGAGCTGCTCTGATAAGTgacctcattttttttaagattaccCTGAGTCCCTTTATAGGTCACTTAAAAAATTAGAACTCGATATTGGTTGTCACTAAAGGTCCACTAAAGGTGTTACTGTAGCACATTTCTCAAGGTATaaacatatcaataaatataaatgctcAACTCCTATAAAGTAATATTGTCCCACCCCCACCGTCAAATTTATATCTAATCAAGACTAGATCTAACTACCAGTTGACAGTAAATCTGGGTGACAGAAGAACATGATAATTGACACTATGGGAATGCAATTAGCAAAACCCAGACTCCGGGAAACTACCGGACAAATGATGTagtttcctcaacaaaaataaattaaaagaaaaaagaggtaaTTCTCTTAAACTTAAAATTCTCTTAATCTAAAACTGATTACAACATACGGACCTTATTTGCATCCCAATgcaaataagatttaaaaaacaaaaaaggaacagGCACTTGGGGAAACATGAATAACAACTAGCTATCtggattattgttattttttagcTGTGATCATGTATTATGGTTATTTAGTTTTAAACAGGCCTTTTTACAAATGAGATACagtgtctgggatttgcttcaaaataatggtGAGGGGAATATAGGTGATACAAGATTATTAAAGGTGGGTGCTGAGGACATGGAAGGTATTAAATGATTCTACttctgtatatgtttgaaatgCTCCACAGGCAAACAGGATCAGGAGTGAGGCTGCGTTTCAGCCCACCCTACATCGTGACACTGGAGAAAGCTCTGGCGTTGTGGCCTAGGGTGAAactgagtcctggctctgccccttcctaaCTGCAACTTTGCATGAGGCACACGGCTGCTCTCAAGCTTAGGGACTGTCCCCGTATCACAGGGGGACCAAGCCAGGAGATACTGAGGCTCGCTTCCAGCCCCACTGGTGTGTACGGTCAATTTGGACACTTCTATCTGAGACTGCCATTATTTTCTAGGAAGGAGCTCTCATCTCTAAAGTTTCCTACTCCGTGTAGCTCTTCATAGAAAAAAAGATACCGTCATTTACAGAACTCAAAACAGTTCTGTTTACAGCAAATAGACAGTTGGACTACTTGGTAAATAGAATTACTTAACCTTACATTAATCATGAATGCTTCAGGTCTCCTACattcattagtttttaaaattttattggtaTAACCCCTAGATTGTTTACATTTGTAGTAACATAATTATGAAAACAGAACAGTTTTATGGATCTAAAATGCTAAGCCACAGCGTATCAAAAAAAACTTGAAACCACAAACATCTAATTTTTACACTTTAATTCTATCCATAAGAAGAAACATTTAAGCTACAAACTTCCAATGAAACTATACCAAAAATATTTGTAGACAGACTACAATGACATAAGTTACTCACTTTATTACTTAACTGGGGG is a window encoding:
- the HEXB gene encoding beta-hexosaminidase subunit beta isoform X2 codes for the protein MAFNKFNVLHWHIVDDQSFPYQSITFPQLSNKGSYSLSHVYTPNDVRIVIEYARLRGIRVIPEFDTPGHAQSWGKGQKDLLTPCYHGHTQSGTFGPINPILNTTYSFLSKFFNEISTVFPDHFIHLGGDEVEFQCWESNPDIQKFMQQKGFGTDFKKLEVFYIQKLFNIISTVNKGSIVWQEVFDNNVKLQPGVVVQVWKYGDYAKEQSRVTAEGFPVLLSAPWYLDYISYGQDWVKYYNVEPLDFDGTSKQKTLVIGGEACLWGEYVDATNLTPRLWPRASAVGERLWSRQDVRSSQDAYKRLTVHRCRMVRRGVAAEPLFTGYCNHEDRV
- the HEXB gene encoding beta-hexosaminidase subunit beta isoform X1 codes for the protein MEQRGWGLPRLLGLLALLAVQVPRSSASSYMGLWPLPLSVEMSPRLLRLSPENFHIGHDSSSTAGPSCTILQEAFRRYYDYIFGFYKWHRGPAKSHAAPELEQLLVSVVLDSQCNAFPNVSSDESYSLLVKGPVAILKANRVWGVLRGLETFSQLIYQDSYGTFTINESNIVDSPRFPHRGILIDTARHYLPVKTILKTLDAMAFNKFNVLHWHIVDDQSFPYQSITFPQLSNKGSYSLSHVYTPNDVRIVIEYARLRGIRVIPEFDTPGHAQSWGKGQKDLLTPCYHGHTQSGTFGPINPILNTTYSFLSKFFNEISTVFPDHFIHLGGDEVEFQCWESNPDIQKFMQQKGFGTDFKKLEVFYIQKLFNIISTVNKGSIVWQEVFDNNVKLQPGVVVQVWKYGDYAKEQSRVTAEGFPVLLSAPWYLDYISYGQDWVKYYNVEPLDFDGTSKQKTLVIGGEACLWGEYVDATNLTPRLWPRASAVGERLWSRQDVRSSQDAYKRLTVHRCRMVRRGVAAEPLFTGYCNHEDRV